The Camelina sativa cultivar DH55 chromosome 14, Cs, whole genome shotgun sequence genome includes a window with the following:
- the LOC104743973 gene encoding eukaryotic peptide chain release factor subunit 1-1-like translates to MGDNHTNDDKNIVMWKMKKLVKSLEAAKGNGTSMISLIIPPRGQVSRVSKMLSDEYGTASNIKSRVNRQSVLSAITSAQQRLKLHNKVPPNGLVLYTGTIVNEEGKEKKVAYDFEPFKPINNTLYLCDNKFHTEALSELLECDEKYGFIVMDGNGTLFGTLSGNTREVLYKFSVELPNKHGRGGQSALRFDRLRTEKRRNYLRKTAELATRLYICPSTSQPNVSRMIIAGLGDLKTELSHSDMLDPRLTAKILNVVGVSHGGERGFNEAIELSSEVLANVKFIQEKRLIGKYFKEVDQDTGKYVVGLDDTLNALDSGAVETLIVWENLDINRYVMRNTLFLEILDLYFSILAKQVYLIRICL, encoded by the exons ATGGGAGACAATCATACCAACGACGACAAGAACATTGTGatgtggaagatgaagaagctggTCAAATCCCTTGAAGCTGCTAAGGGAAACGGAACTAGCATGATCTCACTCATCATACCTCCGCGTGGTCAGGTCTCTCGCGTTAGCAAGATGTTGAGTGATGAGTACGGAACCGCATCAAACATCAAGAGCAGAGTCAATCGCCAATCTGTTTTGAGCGCCATAACTTCTGCGCAACAAAGGCTGAAGCTTCACAATAAGGTCCCTCCCAATGGTCTAGTGCTCTATACCGGCACTATTGTCAACGAGGaaggaaaggagaagaaggttgCTTATGACTTTGAGCCGTTCAAACCTATCAACAATACTCTCTACCTCTGTGACAACAAGTTTCACACTGAAGCTCTTAGTGAGTTGCTGGAATGTGATGAGAAGTATGGTTTCATTGTAATGGATGGAAACGGCACTCTCTTTGGAACTCTTAGCGGTAACACACGTGAGGTGCTTTACAAGTTCTCTGTTGAGCTTCCGAATAAACACGGAAGGGGAGGACAGTCTGCTCTTCGTTTTGATCGTCTTCGAACAGAGAAGCGTCGCAATTACTTGAGGAAAACTGCTGAGCTCGCCACCAGGCTATACATCTGTCCTTCGACAAGTCAGCCTAATGTGTCCAGGATGATAATTGCCGGTTTAGGGGATCTCAAGACTGAATTGAGTCACTCAGATATGCTTGACCCCCGGCTTACGGCAAAGATACTGAATGTGGTGGGTGTATCACATGGAGGAGAACGTGGTTTCAATGAGGCTATTGAGCTGTCATCTGAAGTCTTGGCGAATGTGAAGTTCATTCAAGAGAAGCGTTTGATAGGGAAATACTTTAAGGAGGTAGACCAGGACACGGGGAAGTATGTGGTTGGCTTGGATGATACGTTGAACGCTTTGGATTCGGGTGCTGTCGAGACACTTATTGTATGGGAGAATCTTGATATCAACAGATATGTGATGAGGAACA CTCTGTTTCTGGAAATTTTGGATTTGTACTTTTCGATTCTTGCAAAACAGGTGTATCTGATCAGAATTTGTCTTTAG